The Vigna unguiculata cultivar IT97K-499-35 chromosome 6, ASM411807v1, whole genome shotgun sequence genome contains a region encoding:
- the LOC114186529 gene encoding phosphatidylinositol/phosphatidylcholine transfer protein SFH1: MGLVVSEDALKKLQALMDQVEEEPLLRTFQNVHQGCVTETLIRFLKAREWNVTKAHKMIIDCLNWRVQNEIDNILSKPIIPTDLYRGIRDSQLVGLSGYSREGLPVFAIGVGLSTFDKASVHYYVQSHIQINEYRDRVILPSASKKHGKPITTCIKVLDMTGLKLSALNQIKLLTIISSIDDLNYPEKTNTYYIVNAPYIFSACWKVVKPLLQERTRRKVQVLPGCGRDELLKIMDCASLPHFCKREGSGSSRHSDNGSGNENCYSFDHPFHQKLYNHIKEQSRIHEVVEPIKQGSFHVDFPEPPAEKAEIVKTLESELHKFKISNGDCD; the protein is encoded by the exons ATGGGCCTTGTTGTTTCTGAGGATGCCCTCAAGAAGCTCCAagctctcatggatcaag TTGAGGAGGAGCCACTGCTGAGAACTTTTCAG aatGTTCATCAAGGATGTGTCACGGAAACCTTAATTCGATTCCTAAAAGCTAGGGAGTGGAACGTTACCAAGGCACATAAAATG ATAATCGATTGTTTAAATTGGAGAGTGCAAAATGAGATTGACAACATATTATCG AAACCCATAATTCCTACTGATTTATACCGAGGCATTCGTGATTCACAACTTGTAGGTTTGTCAGGTTACTCAAGAGAG GGTCTTCCTGTCTTTGCAATTGGTGTTGGGCTTAGCACATTTGACAAAGCATCA GTCCATTATTATGTGCAGTCTCATATTCAAATTAACGAATATCGTGATCGTGTAATATTG CCTTCTGCATCAAAGAAGCATGGGAAGCCTATTACCACATGTATAAAAGTTTTGGATATGACTGGTCTGAAGTTATCAGCCCTGAATCAGATCAAG TTGTTAACAATAATATCATCCATCGATGATCTGAACTACCCTGAGAAAACAAATACTTATTACATTGTAAATGCCCCATACATATTTTCAGCCTGTTGGAAG GTTGTGAAGCCACTTCTGCAAGAGAGAACAAGAAGAAAAGTTCAAGTCTTGCCGGGTTGTGGACGAGATGAACTGTTGAAG ATCATGGATTGTGCATCGCTGCCACATTTCTGTAAAAGAGAAGGCTCTGGATCATCCAGACATTCAGATAATGGAAGTGGAAATGAAAATTGCTATTCCTTTGATCATCCTTTCCATCAGAAGCTCTACAATCACATAAAGGAACAATCCAGAATCCATGAAGTTGTTGAACCAATCAAGCAGGGATCATTCCATGTAGATTTTCCTGAACCTCCTGCTGAGAAAGCTGAGATTGTCAAGACTTTAGAGTCTGAGCTACACAAGTTTAAGATCAGCAATGGGGATTGTGACTGA